A single genomic interval of Chlamydia sp. harbors:
- the dnaK gene encoding molecular chaperone DnaK: protein MSEKRKSNKIIGIDLGTTNSCVSVMEGGQPKVIASSEGTRTTPSIVAFKGGETLVGIPAKRQAVTNPEKTLASTKRFIGRKFSEVESEIKTVPYKVTSNPKGDAVFSVEDKLYTPEEIGAQILMKMKETAEAYLGETVTEAVITVPAYFNDSQRASTKDAGRIAGLDVKRIIPEPTAAALAYGIDKEGDKKIAVFDLGGGTFDISILEIGDGVFEVLSTNGDTHLGGDDFDEVIINWMLDEFKKQEGIDLSKDNMALQRLKDAAEKAKIELSGVSSTEINQPFITIDANGPKHLALTLTRAQFEHLASPLIERTKQPCAQALKDAKLSASDIDDVLLVGGMSRMPAVQAVVKDIFGKEPNKGVNPDEVVAVGAAIQGGVLGGEVKDVLLLDVIPLSLGIETLGGVMTPLVERNTTIPTQKKQIFSTAADNQPAVTIVVLQGERPMAKDNKEIGRFDLTDIPPAPRGHPQIEVTFDIDANGILHVSAKDAASGREQKIRIEASSGLKEEEIQQMIRDAELNREEDKKRKEASDIKNEADGMIFRAEKAVKDYHDKIPADLVKEIEEQVEKVRQAVKEDASTEAIKAASDELSARMQKIGEAMQAQSASAAAASAANAQGGPNINSEDLKKHSFSTRPPAGGASSSTDNIEDADVEIVDKPE, encoded by the coding sequence ATGAGCGAAAAAAGAAAATCCAATAAAATCATTGGTATTGACCTAGGGACAACAAACTCCTGCGTCTCCGTTATGGAAGGTGGCCAGCCTAAAGTTATCGCCTCCTCAGAAGGAACACGCACCACTCCCTCTATCGTAGCTTTTAAAGGTGGTGAAACTCTAGTGGGGATTCCTGCAAAACGCCAAGCAGTAACAAATCCAGAAAAAACACTTGCCTCCACTAAACGATTCATCGGTAGAAAATTCTCCGAAGTTGAGTCAGAGATTAAAACGGTCCCTTATAAAGTGACTTCTAATCCTAAAGGAGATGCCGTATTTAGTGTAGAAGACAAGCTATATACTCCGGAAGAGATTGGAGCTCAAATCTTAATGAAAATGAAAGAGACAGCTGAGGCTTATCTTGGCGAAACAGTAACCGAAGCTGTGATTACAGTTCCTGCTTACTTTAATGATTCCCAAAGAGCTTCTACAAAGGATGCAGGACGCATTGCAGGATTAGACGTTAAACGTATCATTCCAGAGCCTACTGCTGCCGCTCTTGCTTACGGAATCGATAAAGAAGGAGATAAAAAAATCGCAGTCTTCGACCTTGGAGGAGGGACTTTCGATATCTCTATCCTAGAAATTGGTGATGGAGTTTTCGAAGTTCTTTCAACAAATGGAGACACTCACCTCGGGGGAGATGATTTCGATGAAGTAATCATCAATTGGATGCTTGATGAATTTAAAAAACAGGAAGGTATTGATCTAAGTAAAGATAACATGGCTTTACAAAGATTGAAAGATGCTGCTGAGAAAGCAAAAATCGAATTATCCGGGGTATCTTCTACAGAAATCAATCAACCATTCATCACAATTGATGCTAACGGCCCTAAACACTTAGCCTTAACGTTAACTCGAGCTCAATTCGAACATCTGGCTTCACCACTCATTGAGCGAACAAAGCAGCCTTGTGCTCAAGCTTTGAAAGATGCCAAATTGTCTGCATCTGATATTGACGATGTTCTTCTTGTTGGAGGAATGTCCAGAATGCCTGCAGTACAAGCTGTTGTTAAAGATATTTTCGGCAAAGAGCCTAACAAAGGTGTTAACCCTGACGAAGTAGTTGCAGTTGGAGCTGCTATTCAAGGTGGGGTCCTTGGAGGAGAAGTTAAAGATGTTCTTCTACTTGACGTAATCCCTCTCTCTTTGGGAATTGAAACCCTAGGAGGAGTTATGACTCCACTCGTAGAAAGAAACACGACAATCCCTACACAAAAGAAACAGATTTTTTCTACGGCAGCAGATAATCAGCCTGCAGTCACCATCGTTGTTCTTCAAGGTGAACGACCAATGGCTAAAGACAATAAGGAAATTGGCCGATTTGACCTAACTGATATTCCTCCAGCTCCTAGAGGTCACCCACAAATTGAAGTGACTTTTGATATTGATGCTAATGGAATTTTGCACGTATCTGCTAAAGATGCAGCTAGTGGACGCGAACAAAAAATCCGTATCGAAGCAAGTTCTGGATTGAAAGAAGAAGAGATTCAACAAATGATCCGCGATGCAGAACTTAATAGAGAAGAGGATAAAAAACGAAAAGAAGCTTCAGACATAAAAAATGAAGCTGACGGTATGATTTTCAGAGCTGAAAAAGCGGTTAAAGATTATCACGACAAAATCCCTGCGGATCTTGTTAAAGAAATCGAAGAACAAGTTGAAAAAGTTCGTCAAGCCGTAAAAGAAGATGCTTCTACAGAGGCTATCAAAGCAGCTTCTGATGAATTGAGTGCTCGTATGCAAAAAATCGGTGAAGCTATGCAAGCACAGTCAGCATCTGCAGCAGCTGCTTCCGCAGCCAATGCTCAAGGTGGACCGAATATTAACTCTGAAGATCTGAAAAAACATAGTTTCAGCACGAGACCTCCTGCAGGAGGAGCCTCTTCTTCTACAGATAATATCGAAGACGCAGATGTTGAAATTGTCGATAAACCAGAGTAA